A single genomic interval of Mycolicibacterium sp. MU0053 harbors:
- a CDS encoding histidinol-phosphate transaminase: protein MTPGDSVRLTELPLRENLRGKSPYGAPQLEVPVRLNTNENPHPPTRALIDDVAESVRAAAAELHRYPDRDAVALRTDLAAYLTAATGVELSVRNLWAANGSNEILQQLLQAFGGPGRTALGFVPSYSMHPIISDGTQTEWLQATRAGDFSLDTDQAVAAIEARRPDVVFVASPNNPSGQSVPAADLRRLLAALSAQPGGLLILDEAYGEFSSQPSAVELIAEFPTKLVVTRTMSKAFAFAGGRLGYLIAAPALIEAMLLVRLPYHLSVLTQVAARAALRHSDDTLGSVATLIAERDRVSQALRDMGFHVIDSDANFVLFGEFADAPATWQRYLDAGVLIRDVGIPGYLRTTTGLAAENEAFLEASAHLAATELVQHSRVGAP, encoded by the coding sequence ATGACGCCTGGCGATTCGGTTCGACTGACCGAACTCCCGTTGCGCGAGAACCTACGCGGCAAATCCCCGTACGGTGCACCGCAATTGGAAGTTCCGGTCCGGTTGAACACCAACGAGAATCCGCACCCGCCCACCAGGGCGCTGATCGACGACGTTGCGGAATCCGTCCGTGCCGCGGCCGCTGAGTTGCACCGTTATCCGGATCGCGATGCGGTGGCCTTGCGGACTGACCTGGCGGCCTATCTCACCGCGGCGACCGGGGTCGAGCTGAGTGTGCGGAACCTCTGGGCAGCCAACGGCTCCAACGAGATATTGCAGCAGCTGCTGCAGGCATTCGGCGGACCGGGCCGTACGGCCCTCGGATTCGTGCCGTCGTATTCGATGCACCCGATCATCTCCGACGGCACCCAGACCGAATGGTTGCAGGCCACGCGCGCCGGGGACTTCAGTCTGGACACCGATCAAGCGGTCGCGGCCATCGAGGCGCGTCGACCAGACGTGGTGTTCGTGGCGAGCCCGAACAACCCGTCGGGGCAGAGCGTTCCGGCCGCGGACTTGCGCCGGCTTCTGGCTGCGCTGTCCGCGCAGCCCGGCGGCCTGCTGATCCTCGACGAGGCCTACGGCGAGTTCTCCTCCCAACCGAGCGCGGTCGAGTTGATCGCCGAGTTCCCGACGAAGCTGGTGGTCACGCGCACCATGAGCAAGGCGTTCGCCTTCGCCGGTGGCCGGCTCGGCTACCTGATCGCCGCGCCGGCACTCATCGAGGCCATGCTGCTGGTCCGGCTGCCGTATCATCTGTCGGTGCTCACGCAGGTCGCGGCCCGTGCGGCCCTGCGGCACTCCGACGACACCCTGGGCAGTGTCGCGACCCTGATCGCCGAGCGCGACCGGGTCTCACAGGCATTGCGGGACATGGGTTTTCATGTGATCGACAGCGATGCCAACTTTGTGCTCTTCGGCGAGTTCGCCGACGCGCCGGCCACCTGGCAACGCTATCTGGACGCAGGTGTGCTGATCCGGGATGTGGGCATCCCCGGCTACCTGCGGACCACCACGGGACTGGCCGCCGAAAACGAGGCCTTCCTCGAGGCGAGCGCCCACCTGGCCGCCACCGAACTAGTTCAGCACAGCCGAGTAGGAGCACCGTGA
- the hisD gene encoding histidinol dehydrogenase, which yields MANFEMSRIDLRNRTLSAAQLRSALPRGGVDVDAVLPKVRPIVDAVAARGAEAALEYGDAFDGVRPAAVRVPAAALEQALRTLDPAVRAALEVAIERARAVHADQRRTSTTTALAPGATVTERWVPVERVGLYVPGGNAVYPSSVVMNVVPAQTAGVDSLVIASPPQASGPGAFHGLPHPTILAAAALLGVDEVWAVGGAQAVALLAYGGTDTNGAELTSVDMITGPGNIYVTAAKRICRSLVGIDAEAGPTEIAILADHTADPGHVAADLISQAEHDEMAASVLVTCSPELAAATDRELGAQLATTVHRERVSTALSGRQSATVLVDDLEQGIRVVNAYAAEHLEIQTVDAAEVANRIRSAGAIFVGPWSPVSLGDYCAGSNHVLPTAGCARHSSGLSVQTFLKGIHVVDYTEAALKDVAGHVITLAQAENLPAHGEAVRRRFER from the coding sequence ATGGCCAACTTCGAGATGTCCCGTATCGATCTGCGCAACCGCACCCTGTCGGCTGCGCAACTGCGGTCCGCGCTGCCCCGCGGCGGCGTCGACGTCGACGCGGTGCTGCCCAAGGTGCGGCCGATCGTCGATGCCGTGGCCGCACGGGGCGCCGAGGCCGCCCTCGAATACGGCGACGCGTTCGACGGCGTCCGGCCCGCCGCCGTGCGGGTGCCCGCAGCCGCCCTCGAACAGGCCCTGCGGACCCTCGATCCAGCGGTCCGCGCGGCCCTGGAAGTGGCCATCGAGCGGGCCCGCGCCGTCCACGCGGATCAGCGTCGCACCAGCACCACCACGGCATTGGCGCCCGGGGCCACCGTGACCGAGCGCTGGGTCCCGGTGGAGCGGGTGGGACTCTACGTGCCCGGCGGAAACGCGGTCTATCCGTCGAGCGTCGTGATGAACGTGGTCCCGGCGCAGACCGCCGGCGTGGACTCGCTGGTGATCGCCAGTCCGCCGCAGGCCTCCGGGCCCGGGGCCTTCCACGGCCTGCCGCACCCGACCATCCTGGCTGCCGCGGCCCTGCTCGGCGTCGACGAGGTCTGGGCCGTCGGCGGCGCGCAGGCCGTCGCGCTGCTGGCCTACGGCGGCACCGACACGAATGGCGCCGAACTGACGTCGGTGGACATGATCACCGGCCCGGGCAACATCTACGTCACTGCCGCCAAACGTATCTGCCGATCCCTGGTGGGCATCGACGCCGAGGCCGGCCCCACCGAGATCGCCATCCTCGCCGATCACACCGCCGATCCCGGGCATGTCGCCGCCGACCTGATCAGTCAGGCCGAGCACGACGAGATGGCCGCCAGCGTCCTGGTCACCTGCAGCCCGGAGTTGGCGGCCGCCACCGATCGCGAACTGGGCGCACAGCTGGCCACCACCGTCCACCGCGAGCGGGTCTCGACCGCGCTGAGCGGCCGCCAGTCGGCGACCGTGCTGGTCGACGACCTCGAGCAGGGCATCCGAGTGGTGAACGCCTACGCCGCTGAGCATCTGGAGATCCAGACGGTCGATGCGGCCGAGGTCGCGAACCGGATCCGGTCCGCCGGTGCGATCTTCGTGGGACCCTGGTCGCCGGTGAGCCTGGGTGACTACTGCGCGGGGTCCAACCACGTGTTGCCCACCGCGGGCTGCGCCCGGCACTCCAGCGGGCTGTCGGTGCAGACCTTCCTCAAGGGCATTCACGTGGTGGACTACACCGAGGCCGCGCTCAAAGACGTCGCCGGCCATGTCATCACGCTGGCTCAGGCCGAGAATCTGCCCGCCCATGGTGAGGCGGTCCGAAGGAGGTTCGAGCGATGA
- the nadC gene encoding carboxylating nicotinate-nucleotide diphosphorylase, translating into MTGRGLSPAELTEARAVIARGLDEDLRYGPDITTVATVPADARTTAAMVTRADGVIAGLDVALLVLDEVLGADGYRVLGRADDGDRLRAGDALLTLEADTRGLLTAERTMLNLICHLSGIASATAQWVAAVEGTGARIRDTRKTLPGLRALQKYAVRVGGGVNHRMGLGDAALIKDNHVAAAGSVVAALRAVRAAAPELPCEVEVDSLEQLDAVLGEDVQLILLDNFAVWETQIAVQRRDAKAPDVQLESSGGLSLDQAAAYAGTGVDYLAVGALTHSVRVLDIGLDF; encoded by the coding sequence ATGACCGGCCGCGGATTGAGCCCCGCTGAGCTGACCGAGGCCCGCGCAGTCATCGCGCGCGGTCTCGACGAGGACCTGCGTTACGGGCCGGACATCACCACCGTGGCGACGGTGCCCGCCGACGCCCGCACCACCGCGGCGATGGTCACCCGCGCCGACGGGGTGATCGCGGGGCTCGATGTCGCGCTGCTGGTGCTCGACGAGGTGCTCGGAGCCGACGGCTACCGGGTGCTGGGCCGCGCCGATGACGGCGACCGGCTGCGAGCCGGCGATGCGCTGCTGACCCTGGAGGCCGACACCCGCGGCCTGTTGACCGCCGAACGAACCATGCTCAACCTGATCTGCCACCTGTCGGGTATCGCCTCGGCCACCGCGCAGTGGGTCGCGGCGGTCGAGGGCACCGGCGCCCGCATCCGGGACACCCGCAAGACGCTGCCCGGGCTACGCGCGCTGCAGAAGTACGCGGTGCGCGTCGGCGGCGGAGTCAACCACCGGATGGGGCTCGGGGACGCCGCGCTGATCAAGGACAACCACGTGGCTGCAGCGGGGTCCGTGGTGGCCGCGTTGCGCGCGGTCCGCGCCGCCGCACCCGAGCTGCCCTGCGAGGTCGAGGTGGACTCGCTGGAGCAGCTCGACGCGGTGTTGGGCGAGGACGTGCAGCTGATATTGCTGGACAACTTCGCGGTGTGGGAAACCCAGATCGCGGTGCAACGTCGCGACGCCAAGGCGCCGGATGTCCAGTTGGAGTCCTCCGGCGGACTGTCCCTGGACCAGGCCGCGGCCTATGCCGGCACCGGGGTCGACTACCTGGCCGTCGGCGCGCTGACCCATTCGGTGCGGGTGCTCGACATCGGATTGGATTTCTAG
- a CDS encoding L-aspartate oxidase, which translates to MTGPACGGSGPRAGWWQQRTDVVVIGTGVAGLTAALAAHRAGRKVTVLSKAAPRADTTATFYAQGGIAVALPGAADSVPAHIADTLAAGGGLCDADAVASIVADGHRAVAALVGDGARFDESEPGHWALTREGGHTRRRIIHAGGDATGAEVQRALDSAAQLLDIRYQHIALEVLVDDGAVAGVHVLSPDGPGILHAAAVILATGGLGHLYAATTNPSGATGDGIALALRAGAAISDIEFIQFHPTMLFDGRTGGRRPLITEAIRGEGAILIDAQGDSVMDGIHPMRDLAPRDVVAAAIDARLRETGSPCVYLDARRIAGFAARFPTVTASCHAAGIDPTRQPIPVVPGAHYSCGGVVTDVTGRTGVPGLYAAGEVARTGMHGANRLASNSLLEGLVVGGRAGRAAAEHVASVAPPMAGAPARVEHDIVERTDLQHAMSRDASVVRDGDGLHRLTEALSAAQPRPVNTRNRFEDAALTLTARAVAAAAAERTESRGCHHRGDHPLTDGARGRSTAVRLLDGHLVVDAPVVA; encoded by the coding sequence ATGACCGGACCGGCTTGCGGCGGCTCCGGTCCGCGTGCCGGTTGGTGGCAGCAACGCACCGACGTCGTGGTGATCGGCACCGGTGTGGCCGGCCTGACGGCCGCGTTGGCCGCCCACCGCGCCGGCCGCAAGGTCACCGTCCTGAGTAAGGCGGCGCCGCGAGCGGACACCACCGCGACCTTCTACGCCCAGGGCGGCATCGCCGTGGCCCTGCCCGGCGCCGCCGATTCGGTGCCGGCACACATCGCCGACACGCTCGCCGCCGGCGGCGGACTGTGCGATGCGGACGCCGTCGCCTCGATCGTCGCCGACGGTCATCGCGCCGTGGCTGCATTGGTCGGCGACGGAGCGCGATTCGACGAATCCGAGCCCGGCCACTGGGCGTTGACCCGGGAGGGCGGACACACCCGTCGCCGCATCATCCACGCCGGCGGCGACGCCACCGGCGCCGAGGTCCAACGCGCACTCGACAGCGCCGCGCAACTGCTCGACATCCGCTACCAGCACATCGCCCTCGAGGTGCTGGTCGACGACGGCGCGGTCGCCGGCGTGCACGTGCTGAGCCCGGACGGGCCCGGCATCTTGCACGCCGCCGCGGTGATCCTCGCCACCGGGGGACTCGGCCACCTCTACGCCGCCACCACCAACCCGTCCGGGGCCACCGGAGACGGCATCGCGCTGGCGTTACGGGCCGGAGCCGCGATCAGCGACATCGAGTTCATCCAGTTCCACCCGACCATGCTGTTCGACGGCCGGACCGGCGGCCGACGTCCGCTGATCACCGAGGCCATCCGCGGCGAGGGTGCGATTCTCATTGACGCCCAAGGGGATTCGGTGATGGATGGAATCCACCCGATGCGGGATCTGGCGCCCCGCGACGTGGTGGCTGCCGCGATCGACGCCCGCCTGCGGGAGACCGGTTCGCCGTGCGTATACCTCGACGCGCGACGGATCGCCGGATTCGCGGCGCGGTTCCCGACCGTGACGGCCTCCTGCCACGCGGCGGGGATCGACCCCACCCGGCAGCCGATCCCGGTGGTGCCGGGTGCGCACTACAGCTGCGGTGGCGTTGTCACCGACGTGACGGGCCGGACCGGCGTGCCGGGGCTCTATGCCGCCGGCGAGGTCGCCAGAACCGGCATGCACGGCGCCAACCGGCTGGCCTCCAACAGCCTGCTCGAGGGCCTCGTGGTCGGCGGTCGAGCGGGCCGCGCCGCCGCCGAGCACGTGGCATCCGTCGCGCCGCCGATGGCCGGCGCGCCGGCCCGAGTCGAGCACGACATCGTCGAGCGCACCGACCTGCAGCACGCCATGTCTCGGGACGCGTCGGTGGTCCGCGACGGCGACGGGCTGCATCGGCTCACCGAGGCGCTCTCGGCCGCGCAACCCCGACCCGTCAACACCCGCAACCGGTTCGAGGATGCGGCGCTGACCCTGACCGCGCGCGCGGTGGCCGCCGCGGCCGCCGAGCGCACCGAAAGCCGCGGTTGCCACCACCGCGGCGATCATCCGTTGACCGACGGCGCACGGGGCCGCAGCACGGCAGTGCGACTGCTCGACGGGCACTTGGTCGTCGACGCTCCGGTGGTGGCCTGA
- the nadA gene encoding quinolinate synthase NadA has protein sequence MTLTDRDMDTSLVDQIVDSPEGYSGVVGDANWAAQIRRLAELRGATLLAHNYQLPEIQDVADHVGDSLALSRIAAAAPEDTIVFAGVHFMAETAKILAPDKTVLIPDQRAGCSLADSITAEDLRAWKDEHPDAVVVSYVNTTAAVKALTDICCTSSNAVEVVQSIDPDREVLFCPDQFLGAHVRRLTGRKNLHIWAGECHVHAGINGDELADQARSHPDAELFVHPECGCATSALYLAGEGAFPEDRVKILSTGGMLDAARESSARQVLVATEVGMLHQLRRAAPDIDFQAVNDRASCKYMKMITPAAMLRCLTDGADEVHVDPETARLARASVRRMIEIGQPGGGE, from the coding sequence ATGACCCTTACCGACCGCGACATGGACACTTCGTTGGTGGACCAGATAGTCGACAGCCCCGAGGGCTACTCGGGCGTGGTGGGCGACGCGAACTGGGCCGCGCAGATCCGCCGACTGGCAGAACTGCGTGGCGCGACGCTGCTGGCACACAACTATCAGCTGCCCGAGATCCAGGATGTGGCCGACCACGTCGGTGACTCGTTGGCGCTGTCCCGGATCGCCGCCGCGGCGCCCGAGGACACCATCGTGTTCGCCGGCGTGCACTTCATGGCCGAGACCGCCAAGATCCTGGCCCCCGACAAGACCGTGCTGATCCCGGATCAGCGTGCGGGTTGCTCGCTGGCGGACTCGATCACCGCCGAGGATCTGCGGGCCTGGAAGGACGAGCACCCCGACGCGGTGGTGGTCTCCTACGTCAACACCACGGCCGCGGTCAAGGCGCTGACCGACATCTGCTGCACCTCGTCGAACGCGGTCGAGGTGGTCCAATCCATCGATCCCGACCGCGAGGTGCTGTTCTGCCCGGATCAGTTCCTCGGTGCCCACGTGCGCCGGCTGACCGGCCGCAAGAACCTGCATATCTGGGCCGGCGAGTGCCACGTGCACGCCGGCATCAACGGTGATGAACTGGCCGATCAGGCTCGCAGCCACCCCGATGCCGAGCTGTTCGTGCATCCGGAGTGCGGCTGCGCGACGTCGGCGCTGTACCTGGCGGGCGAGGGCGCCTTCCCCGAGGATCGGGTGAAGATCCTGTCCACCGGCGGCATGCTCGACGCCGCCCGCGAATCCAGCGCCCGGCAGGTGCTGGTGGCCACCGAAGTCGGGATGCTGCATCAACTCCGCCGCGCGGCACCGGACATCGATTTCCAGGCGGTCAACGACCGGGCCTCCTGCAAGTACATGAAGATGATCACCCCGGCTGCGATGCTGCGGTGCCTGACCGACGGCGCCGACGAGGTGCACGTCGATCCCGAGACGGCGCGCCTGGCCCGGGCCAGCGTCCGCCGGATGATCGAGATCGGCCAGCCCGGCGGCGGCGAATGA
- a CDS encoding NUDIX hydrolase — translation MGNFSTAHEVLAVVFQVRGLGSRNPQLSVLLWERALAPERGAWSLPGGGLRHDEDMTSSVRRQLAEKVDLKEIAHLEQLAVFSEPDRVPGYRTIASTFLGLVPSPATPELPPDTRWHPVDMLPPMAFDHGPMITHAHARLIAKLSYTNIGFALAPTEFVLSTLRDIYGAALGYQVDATNLQRVLVRRKVITPTGTTAQSGRSGGRPAAVYRFTDSQLRVTDEFAALRPPT, via the coding sequence ATGGGAAATTTTAGCACTGCGCATGAAGTGCTTGCGGTTGTGTTCCAAGTTCGGGGCCTGGGCAGCCGAAACCCGCAGCTCAGCGTGCTGCTGTGGGAACGGGCCCTGGCACCGGAGCGCGGCGCGTGGTCGCTGCCCGGCGGCGGACTGCGACACGACGAGGACATGACGAGTTCAGTTCGGCGTCAACTCGCCGAGAAGGTCGACCTCAAGGAGATCGCCCACCTCGAGCAACTGGCGGTGTTCTCCGAACCCGACCGCGTGCCCGGCTACCGCACCATCGCCTCCACCTTCCTGGGCCTGGTGCCCTCCCCCGCGACCCCTGAATTGCCGCCGGACACCCGCTGGCACCCGGTGGACATGCTGCCGCCGATGGCGTTCGACCACGGCCCGATGATCACCCACGCGCACGCCCGGCTGATCGCGAAGCTGTCTTACACGAATATCGGCTTTGCCTTGGCCCCAACGGAATTCGTGCTGTCAACGCTGCGGGACATCTATGGTGCCGCCCTCGGTTACCAGGTCGACGCGACCAACCTGCAGCGCGTGTTGGTCCGGCGCAAGGTGATCACCCCCACCGGCACCACGGCTCAATCCGGGCGCAGCGGCGGGCGCCCCGCCGCGGTGTACCGGTTCACCGACTCGCAGTTACGGGTCACCGACGAATTCGCGGCCCTGCGCCCACCGACCTGA
- a CDS encoding lipase family protein, which produces MELGNAAVDSSAAEWIGAPPHEESASHASPLRPSLDPFYLPPAGFEHAQPGTVLRSRDVQLAFLGLIPQRIVATQLLYRTSDRNGAPEAAATTVIVPAERAPHTPTPVLSYQCAIDAVTDRCFPSYALRRGAHAVGSLAQLEFLLIAAAVAEGWAVSVPDHEGSRGMWGAPNEPGYHILDGVRAAVSAPRLDLSPAAPVGLWGYSGGGLATAWAAEVCADYAPELNVVGAVLGSPVGDLGSTFRRLNGTFYSGLPATVVAALTHIYPDLHRLIDEHATPEGKAMLKRIEKLTTMHAVLSLVRMDMDKLVDCPLEQILDSPEVQHVFADIKLGGTAPTPPVLVVQAVHDRIVSVDDIDELIDAYSTGGAHVTYHRDLFSEHMLLHPMSAPMTLRWLIDRFEGRPLSENYVRTKWPTLLNPMTYQGMWRLGKVAARVVSGRVLNRRPL; this is translated from the coding sequence ATGGAGCTTGGCAACGCCGCCGTGGACAGCAGTGCCGCCGAATGGATCGGTGCGCCGCCGCACGAGGAATCGGCGTCACACGCCAGTCCGCTGCGGCCCTCCCTGGACCCGTTCTACCTGCCGCCTGCCGGATTCGAACACGCCCAACCGGGCACGGTGCTGCGCAGCCGCGACGTTCAACTGGCGTTCCTCGGGTTGATCCCGCAGCGCATCGTCGCGACCCAACTGCTCTATCGGACCTCCGACCGCAACGGTGCCCCCGAGGCGGCGGCCACCACGGTGATCGTCCCCGCGGAGCGCGCACCCCACACGCCGACCCCGGTGCTGTCCTACCAATGCGCGATCGACGCGGTCACCGATCGCTGCTTCCCGTCCTATGCGTTGCGGCGCGGCGCCCACGCCGTCGGATCGCTCGCCCAGCTGGAATTCCTGCTGATCGCCGCCGCGGTCGCCGAGGGCTGGGCCGTCTCGGTCCCCGACCACGAAGGCAGCCGCGGGATGTGGGGCGCCCCGAATGAGCCCGGCTACCACATTCTCGACGGCGTGCGCGCCGCGGTGTCGGCGCCCCGCCTCGACCTTTCCCCCGCCGCCCCGGTGGGCCTGTGGGGTTATTCCGGCGGCGGTCTGGCCACCGCCTGGGCCGCCGAGGTCTGCGCCGACTACGCCCCCGAACTCAATGTCGTCGGCGCGGTGCTCGGTTCCCCGGTCGGCGATCTGGGCAGCACCTTCCGCCGGCTCAACGGCACCTTCTACTCGGGCCTGCCGGCCACAGTGGTGGCCGCGTTGACCCACATCTATCCCGACCTGCACCGGCTCATCGACGAGCACGCCACCCCGGAAGGCAAGGCGATGCTCAAACGCATCGAAAAGCTGACCACCATGCACGCCGTGCTGAGCCTGGTGCGCATGGACATGGACAAGCTCGTCGACTGCCCGCTCGAGCAGATCCTCGACAGCCCCGAGGTGCAACACGTCTTCGCCGACATCAAGCTGGGCGGCACCGCGCCCACCCCGCCGGTGCTGGTCGTGCAGGCCGTGCACGACCGGATAGTGTCCGTCGACGACATCGATGAGCTCATCGACGCGTACAGCACCGGCGGCGCGCACGTCACCTATCACCGCGACCTGTTCAGCGAACACATGCTGCTGCATCCGATGTCGGCGCCCATGACGTTGCGCTGGCTCATCGACCGGTTCGAGGGTCGCCCACTGTCGGAGAACTACGTCCGCACGAAGTGGCCCACGTTGCTCAATCCGATGACGTACCAAGGCATGTGGCGTCTCGGCAAGGTGGCGGCCCGGGTGGTTTCCGGGCGGGTGCTCAACCGCCGTCCGTTGTGA
- a CDS encoding DUF2567 domain-containing protein yields the protein MTGAVPPPAISRGRAALILALGLTLCGAAVGALWAWLAPPAHGVIALTKSGERVRAYLGTEADHFFVAAFLMLGMLCVLAVIGSTAAWQWRAHRGPLMLTALCVGVGAAAAAAAALGTVLVNARYDAIDLDGAPVSPEHRVHYVAEAPAAFFGTTPLQIATTLLVPVATAALVYAVCAVAAARDDLGGYPPVEGLVLGTPVGTASVTTDGG from the coding sequence ATGACCGGCGCCGTCCCGCCGCCGGCCATCTCGCGGGGACGCGCCGCGCTGATCCTCGCGCTGGGTCTGACGCTGTGCGGTGCCGCGGTGGGGGCGCTGTGGGCGTGGCTGGCGCCGCCGGCGCACGGCGTCATCGCCTTGACCAAGAGCGGTGAGCGGGTGCGGGCCTACCTGGGCACCGAGGCCGATCACTTCTTCGTCGCGGCGTTCCTGATGCTCGGCATGCTGTGCGTGCTGGCGGTCATCGGTTCGACCGCGGCCTGGCAGTGGCGCGCGCACCGGGGCCCGCTGATGCTCACCGCCCTGTGCGTAGGCGTCGGCGCCGCGGCGGCCGCCGCCGCGGCCCTCGGGACGGTGCTGGTCAACGCGCGCTACGACGCGATCGATCTGGACGGGGCGCCGGTGTCCCCGGAGCATCGGGTGCACTACGTCGCCGAGGCGCCCGCGGCGTTCTTCGGGACCACGCCACTGCAGATCGCCACCACCCTGCTGGTCCCGGTCGCCACGGCCGCGCTGGTGTACGCGGTGTGCGCGGTGGCGGCGGCGCGCGACGACCTCGGCGGCTACCCGCCGGTCGAGGGACTGGTCCTGGGCACGCCGGTGGGCACGGCGTCGGTCACAACGGACGGCGGTTGA
- the bioB gene encoding biotin synthase BioB, which yields MTQAAVDVLGVARDQVLDRGEGLSQDQVLQVLQLPDDHLEDLLALAHEVRMKWCGPEVEVEGIISLKTGGCPEDCHFCSQSGLFASPVRSAWLDIPSLVEAAKQTAKSGATEFCIVAAVRGPDERLLAQVAAGIEAIRNEVDIQIACSLGMLTQEQVDRLAEMGVHRYNHNLETARSFFPNVVTTHTWEERWGTLGMVREAGMEVCCGGILGMGETLEQRAEFAANLAELDPHEVPLNFLNPRPGTPFGELDVLPAADALRAVAAFRLALPRTMLRFAGGREITLGDLGAKQGILGGINAVIVGNYLTTLGRPAESDLELLDDLQMPIKALNATL from the coding sequence GTGACGCAGGCGGCGGTAGATGTTCTGGGTGTGGCCCGGGACCAGGTGCTCGATCGTGGTGAGGGCTTGAGCCAGGACCAGGTCCTGCAGGTGTTGCAACTTCCCGACGACCACCTCGAAGATTTGTTGGCGCTGGCCCACGAGGTGCGGATGAAATGGTGCGGGCCCGAGGTCGAGGTCGAGGGCATCATCAGCCTGAAGACCGGCGGCTGCCCCGAGGATTGCCACTTCTGTTCGCAGTCAGGGCTTTTCGCCTCTCCGGTGCGCAGCGCGTGGCTCGACATCCCGAGCCTCGTCGAGGCCGCCAAGCAGACCGCGAAATCCGGTGCGACGGAGTTCTGCATTGTCGCGGCGGTGCGCGGACCGGATGAGCGGCTGCTGGCACAGGTCGCCGCCGGTATCGAGGCGATCCGCAACGAGGTCGACATTCAAATCGCCTGCTCGCTGGGCATGCTGACCCAGGAGCAGGTGGACCGGCTCGCCGAAATGGGCGTGCACCGTTACAACCACAACCTGGAGACCGCCCGGTCGTTCTTCCCGAACGTGGTGACCACGCACACCTGGGAGGAGCGGTGGGGCACCCTGGGGATGGTGCGCGAGGCGGGCATGGAGGTGTGCTGCGGCGGCATCCTCGGCATGGGCGAAACCCTGGAACAACGTGCCGAGTTCGCCGCCAACCTGGCCGAGCTCGATCCGCATGAGGTTCCGCTGAACTTCCTGAACCCGCGTCCCGGCACCCCGTTCGGTGAGCTGGACGTGCTGCCTGCCGCCGACGCGCTGCGGGCCGTCGCGGCGTTCCGGCTGGCGTTGCCGCGGACCATGCTCCGCTTCGCCGGTGGCCGCGAGATCACCCTCGGCGACCTGGGCGCGAAGCAGGGCATCCTGGGCGGCATCAACGCGGTCATCGTCGGCAACTACCTGACCACGCTGGGCCGACCGGCCGAGTCCGATCTGGAGTTGCTCGACGATCTGCAGATGCCGATCAAGGCTCTGAACGCGACCCTGTAG
- a CDS encoding TetR family transcriptional regulator: MQLHKPDVVETAAAILDNYGIADLTMRRLARELDVSAGALYWHFANKQELLGAVADRILQPAVRDATERDWPTAIRQLASALREALLSHTDGAELVSASFAAGQSTAVLEILARLRAAAGESGADPVRAALTARTVVHYVLGFTGDEQSRLQWDAAGAVLPAEQSVLDPATDPGAAFEFGLALLIDGLSVQARAQTS, encoded by the coding sequence GTGCAACTCCACAAACCCGACGTGGTGGAAACAGCAGCGGCGATCCTCGACAACTACGGGATCGCCGATCTGACGATGCGTCGCCTGGCCCGCGAACTCGACGTCAGCGCCGGCGCCCTGTACTGGCATTTCGCCAACAAACAGGAACTGCTCGGGGCGGTCGCCGACCGGATCCTGCAGCCGGCGGTGCGGGATGCCACCGAGCGGGACTGGCCGACCGCGATCCGGCAGCTCGCCAGTGCGTTGCGCGAGGCGCTGCTGTCGCACACCGACGGCGCCGAACTGGTCTCGGCCAGCTTCGCCGCGGGGCAATCGACGGCGGTGCTGGAGATCCTGGCCCGGCTCCGCGCGGCGGCCGGGGAATCTGGCGCGGATCCGGTCCGCGCGGCCCTGACGGCGCGGACCGTCGTCCATTACGTGCTCGGGTTCACCGGCGACGAGCAGTCGCGGTTGCAGTGGGACGCCGCGGGCGCCGTGCTGCCGGCCGAACAGTCGGTGCTGGACCCGGCCACCGATCCGGGTGCGGCCTTCGAATTCGGGCTCGCCCTGCTCATCGACGGTCTGTCGGTGCAGGCCCGCGCCCAGACCTCCTGA